The Pseudomonas sp. S06B 330 genome contains the following window.
TGGAGATAGCCAACGGTACCACGCCGAGAATGAACGCCAGCGAGGTCATGATGATCGGGCGCAGACGCATCCGGCAGGCTTCGATCGCGGCATCAGCGAGGCTGCGGCCCTGCTCGTGCAGTTCCTTGGCAAATTCGACGATCAGGATCGCGTTCTTCGCCGCCAGACCAATGGTGGTCAACAGACCCACCTGGAAGTACACGTCGTTGGACAGACCGCGCAGGCTGGTGGCCAGCAGCGCACCAATAATCCCCAATGGCACCACGAGCATGACCGCGATCGGAATCGACCAGCTTTCATACAGGGCGGCCAGACAGAGGAATACCATCAGCAGCGATAGGGCATACAATGCTGGTGCCTGGGAGCCCGACAGGCGCTCCTCGTACGACAGGCCGGTCCAGGAGTAGCCGATACCTTTAGGCAGTTGTGCGGCAATGCGCTCGACTTCGAGCATGGCTTCACCGGTACTGTAGCCAGGGGCTGGCGCACCGAGGATTTCCATCGCCTCAACACCGTTGTAACGGGCAAGCTTCGGTGCCCCGTAGATCCATTCGCCTGTAGCGAAGGAGGAGAACGGTACCATCTCACCGGCGGCGTTGCGCACGTACCACTTCTGCAGGTCTTCCGGGCTCATGCGCGAGGCCGACTCACCCTGGATGTACACCTTCTTGACGCGACCGCGGTCGATGAAGTCGTTGACGTAGCTGGCACCCAAGGCAATCGACAGGGTGTTGTTGATGTCAGCGATGGTCACGCCCAAGGCACTGGCGCGCTCGTCGTCGACGGTCAGTTGGTACTGCGGTTCATCGTTCAGACCGTTCGGGCGCACTGCCGAGAGAATCTTGCTCTGGGCGGCCATGCCGAGGAACTGGTTACGCGCTTCCATCAGCTTTTCGTGACCGACACCGGCACGGTCTTGCAGGAACACGTCGAAACCGGTGGCGTTACCCAACTCCAGTACCGCAGGCGGGGCAAAGGCGAACACCATCGCATCACGGAAGCTGAAGAAGTGCTGCTGGGCACGTGCCGCCAGGTTGAACACGTTGTTTTCGGCGGAACGTTCTTCCCATGGCTTGAGCATGATGAAGGCCATACCCGAGCTCTGACCGCGACCGGCGAAGTTGAAGCCGTTTACGGTGAACACCGAGGCAACGGTATCGGCTTCCTTGTCCAGCAGGTAGCTGCGCATCTCATCGATCACCACCTGGGTCCGTTCGGCACTGGAGCCGGCCGGGGTTTGTACCTGGGCAAACAGTACGCCCTGGTCTTCCTCGGGGAGGAAGGCGGTGGGGATGCGGGTGAACAGCCAGATCATGCCGACCATGATCAACAGGTAGGCCAGCATGTACGGGGCTTTGTTGCGCAGGATGTTGCCCACGCCACGCTCGTAGCTCTGTACGCTGCGGTCGAAGTTGCGGTTGAACCAGCCGAAGAACCCGCGTTTGGCAACGTGATGCTCACCTTTGGCAATCGGCTTGAGCATGGTTGCACACAAGGCCGGGGTGAAGATCAAGGCAACCAGTACCGACAGCGCCATGGCCGAAACGATGGTGATCGAGAACTGCTTGTAGATCACCCCGGTGGAACCACTGAAGAACGCCATTGGCAGCAGTACCGCCGAGAGCACCATGGCAATACCGACCAGGGCACCCTGGATCTGGCTCATGGACTTCTTGGTGGCTTCCTTCGGTGATAGCCCTTCTTCGGCCATTACCCGCTCAACGTTCTCCACCACGACGATGGCGTCGTCCACCAGCAAGCCGATGGCAAGCACCATACCGAACATGGTCAGGGTGTTGATGCTGAAGTCTGCGGCGGCAAGGATGCCGAAGGTGCCGAGCAGTACCACCGGTACCGTCATCGTGGTGATGATGGTGGCGCGGAAGTTTTGCAGGAACAGGTACATCACCAGGAACACCAGCACGATCGCTTCGATCAGGGTGTGGATTACCCCGCTGATCGATTCGGTCACCACTGGGGTGGTGTCATACGGGAATACCGCCTTCATACCTTCTGGGAAGAACGGTTCCAGATCGGCGACGGTTTTGCGCAAGGCTTTGGCCGTGTCCAGGGCGTTGGCCCCGGTTGCCAGCTTGACCGCCAGACCGGAAGCCGGCTTGCCGTTGAACTGGGCGCTGACCGCATAGTTTTCACCGCCAAGGCCGACGGTAGCAACATCACTCAGGCGTACCTGCGAGCCGTCACGGTTGACCTTGAGCAGGATCTTTTCAAACTGCTCGGCGGTTTGCAGACGGGTCTTGCCGATAATGGTGGCGTTGAGCTGGGTGCCTGGCAGGGCGGGCAGGCCGCCGAGCTGACCGGAGGACACCTGGACGTTCTGCGCCGCGACCGCGGTGCGCACGTCGACTGGGGTCAACTGGTACTTGTTCAGC
Protein-coding sequences here:
- a CDS encoding efflux RND transporter permease subunit; the protein is MSRFFIDRPIFAWVIALVIMLVGALSILKLPINQYPSIAPPAVAISVTYPGASAQTVQDTVVQVIEQQLNGIDNLRYVSSESNSDGTMTITATFEQGTNSDTAQVQVQNKLNLATPLLPQEVQQQGIRVTKAVKNFLLVIGLVSEDGSMTKDDLANYIVSNMQDPISRTAGVGDFQVFGAQYAMRIWLDPAKLNKYQLTPVDVRTAVAAQNVQVSSGQLGGLPALPGTQLNATIIGKTRLQTAEQFEKILLKVNRDGSQVRLSDVATVGLGGENYAVSAQFNGKPASGLAVKLATGANALDTAKALRKTVADLEPFFPEGMKAVFPYDTTPVVTESISGVIHTLIEAIVLVFLVMYLFLQNFRATIITTMTVPVVLLGTFGILAAADFSINTLTMFGMVLAIGLLVDDAIVVVENVERVMAEEGLSPKEATKKSMSQIQGALVGIAMVLSAVLLPMAFFSGSTGVIYKQFSITIVSAMALSVLVALIFTPALCATMLKPIAKGEHHVAKRGFFGWFNRNFDRSVQSYERGVGNILRNKAPYMLAYLLIMVGMIWLFTRIPTAFLPEEDQGVLFAQVQTPAGSSAERTQVVIDEMRSYLLDKEADTVASVFTVNGFNFAGRGQSSGMAFIMLKPWEERSAENNVFNLAARAQQHFFSFRDAMVFAFAPPAVLELGNATGFDVFLQDRAGVGHEKLMEARNQFLGMAAQSKILSAVRPNGLNDEPQYQLTVDDERASALGVTIADINNTLSIALGASYVNDFIDRGRVKKVYIQGESASRMSPEDLQKWYVRNAAGEMVPFSSFATGEWIYGAPKLARYNGVEAMEILGAPAPGYSTGEAMLEVERIAAQLPKGIGYSWTGLSYEERLSGSQAPALYALSLLMVFLCLAALYESWSIPIAVMLVVPLGIIGALLATSLRGLSNDVYFQVGLLTTIGLAAKNAILIVEFAKELHEQGRSLADAAIEACRMRLRPIIMTSLAFILGVVPLAISTGAGSGSQHAIGTGVIGGMLTATVLAIFWVPLFFVTVSSMFTSKKTEEEDATPETPRLEGGQ